In Ischnura elegans chromosome 9, ioIscEleg1.1, whole genome shotgun sequence, the following proteins share a genomic window:
- the LOC124165505 gene encoding alpha-crystallin A chain-like, whose protein sequence is MSPRYRMALRPFYPCNPWVTSRGPLRIFDQDFGNVLDVDDLLHPIISLSTLNRHLQPRHGPLVEDSGRSRVEMDKDGYKILVGVQHFAPEEIEVKHVGDNVIVEGKHEETEDEHGYVSRHFIRRYVLPKGVDPDALTSSLSSDGILTITAPKVELTEKGKVRRISIKQTGKPAIKHVEKKAKKK, encoded by the exons aTGTCGCCCAGGTACAGAATGGCCCTTCGTCCCTTCTACCCATGCAATCCGTGGGTTACATCCAGGGGTCCTTTGAGGATATTTGACCAGGATTTTGGAAATGTCCTAGACGTGGACGACTTATTACACCCCATCATTTCTCTCTCTACTCTCAACCGTCACCTGCAACCACGGCATGGCCCGTTGGTAGAAGACAGCGGGAGGTCGCGTGTGGAGATGGACAAGGATGGCTATAAGATCCTGGTGGGCGTTCAGCACTTCGCTCCGGAGGAAATCGAGGTGAAGCACGTTGGTGACAATGTCATAGTGGAGGGTAAACACGAGGAGACAGAGGACGAGCATGGCTATGTCTCCAGGCACTTTATTCGCCGATACGTGCTCCCAAAAGGTGTTGACCCCGATGCCCTGACCTCGTCACTCAGCTCTGATGGAATACTGACCATCACTGCTCCGAAG GTTGAGCTGACGGAAAAAGGAAAGGTTCGCAGGATATCTATCAAGCAGACGGGAAAACCAGCCATTAAACACGTGGAGAAGAAGGCGAAAAAGAAGTGA
- the LOC124165394 gene encoding neuralized-like protein 4 has translation MRYLAWIITATIICGFDAAPLQKDFGTEDKEIFPKLYDVQKYTKENLDRHDVAPITALKSFPKTELAAKVEHQLIDLSEQAQTKIADGDSDFLRFSEKRGRMVTLSGNGRTATRVNEFGEPKVFAITYTTRPLEDDELFEIRILEEDAEAGDNYNLTIGLTTANPEQIEHLPMIALYINSPGWFLYGTEGRQCNGECRRIHGVNLPRRGKVNDTLGVMRKSSGDINFYFNKKFIGSITTLFPGEVYGVVDLRNNVDKIKITS, from the exons ATGCGGTACCTGGCGTGGATTATCACAGCCACAATCATTTGTGGCTTTGATGCTGCACCGCTTCAAAAAGATTTTGGTACagaagataaagaaatatttcctaAGTTATACGATGTGCAAAAGTATACAAAAG AGAATTTAGACCGTCATGACGTTGCTCCTATCACTGCATTGAAAAGTTTTCCCAAAACTGAGCTAGCAGCAAAAGTAGAACACCAGCTAATCGACCTGAGTGAACAAGCTCA GACGAAGATCGCAGATGGAGATTCGGATTTTCTTCGCTTCAGCGAGAAGCGAGGACGGATGGTGACTCTGTCTGGGAACGGACGAACAGCCACAAGAGTGAA CGAATTTGGTGAGCCCAAGGTGTTTGCAATCACATACACAACGCGTCCACTCGAGGACGATGAGCTCTTCGAGATCAGAATATTGGAAGAGGATGCCGAGGCGGGAGACAACTACAATTTGACCATCGGATTGACCACAGCGAATCCAGAACAAATAGAACACCTTCCAATGATTGCTCTCTACATCaa CTCCCCTGGTTGGTTTCTCTACGGAACGGAAGGAAGGCAATGCAACGGAGAATGCAGACGCATTCACGGCGTCAACCTCCCAAGGAGAGGCAAG GTGAACGACACGTTAGGAGTGATGAGGAAATCTTCTGGGgacatcaacttttatttcaataaaaagtttataGGCTCCATTACGACACTGTTTCCAGGAGAAGTATATGGTGTGGTAGATTTGCGAAATAATGTtgacaaaatcaaaataacatcGTAA